One window from the genome of Vallicoccus soli encodes:
- a CDS encoding GuaB3 family IMP dehydrogenase-related protein, whose amino-acid sequence MTEVEIGRGKRGRRAYSFDDIAIVPSRRTRDPEEVSVAWQIDAYRFELPILAAPMDSVVSPRTAIAIGRLGGVGVLDLEGVWTRYEDPESVLAEIAALDDVEANRRMQDIYAAPIRPELVVERIQEVRRAGVTVAAALSPQRTAQLHKTVVDAGVDLFVIRGTTVSAEHVSSGAEPLNLKQFIYELDVPVVVGGCATYTAALHLMRTGAAGVLVGFGGGAAHTTRTVLGVAVPMASAVADVAAARRDYMDESGGRYVHVIADGGVGRSGDLARAVACGADAVMMGSPLARATEAPGRGWHWGSEAHHPEVPRGLRVHVGTAGSLEEILLGPSRAADGSMNLVGALRRAMATTGYSDLKELQRVEVVVAPYQPS is encoded by the coding sequence GTGACCGAGGTCGAGATCGGGCGCGGCAAGCGCGGCCGGCGGGCGTACTCCTTCGACGACATCGCGATCGTGCCGAGCCGGCGCACCCGCGACCCCGAGGAGGTGTCGGTCGCCTGGCAGATCGACGCGTACCGCTTCGAGCTGCCCATCCTCGCCGCGCCGATGGACTCCGTGGTGTCCCCGCGCACCGCGATCGCCATCGGGCGCCTCGGCGGCGTCGGCGTCCTCGACCTCGAGGGCGTGTGGACGCGGTACGAGGACCCGGAGTCCGTCCTCGCCGAGATCGCCGCGCTCGACGACGTCGAGGCCAACCGGCGGATGCAGGACATCTACGCCGCGCCGATCCGCCCCGAGCTCGTCGTCGAGCGCATCCAGGAGGTGCGCCGGGCGGGCGTCACCGTCGCCGCGGCGCTCTCGCCGCAGCGCACCGCGCAGCTGCACAAGACCGTCGTGGACGCCGGGGTCGACCTGTTCGTGATCCGCGGGACGACGGTCTCCGCGGAGCACGTCAGCTCGGGTGCGGAGCCGCTCAACCTCAAGCAGTTCATCTACGAGCTCGACGTCCCGGTCGTCGTCGGCGGCTGCGCCACCTACACGGCGGCGCTGCACCTCATGCGCACCGGCGCGGCCGGCGTGCTCGTCGGCTTCGGGGGCGGCGCGGCGCACACGACGCGGACCGTCCTCGGCGTCGCCGTGCCCATGGCCTCCGCGGTGGCCGACGTCGCCGCCGCCCGGCGCGACTACATGGACGAGTCGGGCGGGCGCTACGTGCACGTCATCGCCGACGGCGGTGTCGGGCGCTCCGGCGACCTCGCCAGGGCGGTCGCCTGCGGCGCCGACGCGGTGATGATGGGCTCGCCGCTGGCGCGCGCCACCGAGGCGCCGGGCCGCGGCTGGCACTGGGGCTCCGAGGCTCACCACCCCGAGGTGCCGCGCGGCCTGCGCGTGCACGTCGGCACGGCCGGCTCGCTGGAGGAGATCCTCCTCGGCCCGTCCCGGGCGGCCGACGGCTCGATGAACCTCGTGGGCGCCCTGCGGCGGGCGATGGCCACCACCGGCTACTCCGACCTCAAGGAGCTGCAGCGCGTCGAGGTCGTCGTCGCGCCGTACCAGCCGAGCTGA
- the glpK gene encoding glycerol kinase GlpK, whose translation MSPTYVAALDQGTTSTRCILFDHQGRLVSVAQREHAQHYPQPGWVEHDAAEIWRNAQRVVGEAVAQAGASPAQVTALGIANQRETTVAWDRRTGKPVGRALVWQDVRTAGIVEELAADGGPDRFRERCGLPLATYFAGPRIRWLLDHTPGLRERAERGDVLVGTMDSWLVWNLTGGPGGGVHVTDVTNASRTMLMDLATLQWDDELLAVFGVPRACLPEIRSSAEVYGTATGVVPGTRIAAALGDQQAALFGQTCFTAGEAKCTYGTGSFLLLNTGREVVRSTHGLLTTVGYKIGDEDAVYALEGSIAITGSLVQWFRDSLGLISSAAEIETLARTVDDNGGCYIVPAFSGLFAPHWRSEARGIIVGLTSYITKGHLARAVLEATGWQTREVVDAMDADSGIELSTLRVDGGMTADNLLMQFLADVLDVPVVRPMVSETVSLGAAYAAGLAVGYWPDLEGLRRNWHRAAQWTPRMDPALRAEEYDNWQRAVERTFGWITPEQAQRGR comes from the coding sequence GTGAGCCCGACCTACGTGGCGGCCCTGGACCAGGGGACGACGTCGACGCGCTGCATCCTCTTCGACCACCAGGGCCGCCTGGTGTCGGTCGCCCAGCGCGAGCACGCGCAGCACTACCCGCAGCCCGGCTGGGTGGAGCACGACGCCGCCGAGATCTGGCGCAACGCCCAGCGGGTCGTCGGCGAGGCGGTCGCGCAGGCGGGGGCGTCGCCCGCGCAGGTCACCGCCCTCGGCATCGCCAACCAGCGGGAGACGACGGTGGCGTGGGACCGCCGCACGGGCAAGCCGGTCGGGCGCGCGCTCGTCTGGCAGGACGTGCGCACCGCCGGCATCGTCGAGGAGCTCGCCGCGGACGGCGGCCCCGACCGGTTCCGCGAGCGGTGCGGCCTGCCGCTCGCCACGTACTTCGCCGGGCCGCGGATCCGCTGGCTGCTCGACCACACGCCCGGGCTGCGCGAGCGCGCCGAGCGCGGCGACGTGCTCGTCGGCACGATGGACAGCTGGCTCGTCTGGAACCTCACCGGCGGCCCCGGCGGCGGCGTCCACGTCACCGACGTCACCAACGCCAGCCGCACCATGCTCATGGACCTCGCGACCCTGCAGTGGGACGACGAGCTGCTCGCGGTCTTCGGCGTCCCCCGCGCCTGCCTGCCGGAGATCCGCTCCTCCGCCGAGGTCTACGGCACGGCCACCGGCGTCGTCCCCGGCACCCGCATCGCCGCCGCCCTCGGCGACCAGCAGGCCGCGCTCTTCGGGCAGACCTGCTTCACGGCCGGTGAGGCCAAGTGCACGTACGGCACCGGCTCCTTCCTGCTGCTCAACACCGGCCGGGAGGTCGTCCGCTCCACGCACGGCCTGCTCACGACGGTGGGCTACAAGATCGGCGACGAGGACGCGGTGTACGCCCTCGAGGGCTCGATCGCCATCACCGGCTCGCTCGTGCAGTGGTTCCGCGACAGCCTCGGGCTCATCTCGAGCGCGGCGGAGATCGAGACGCTCGCGCGGACCGTGGACGACAACGGCGGCTGCTACATCGTCCCGGCCTTCTCCGGCCTCTTCGCCCCGCACTGGCGCAGCGAGGCGCGGGGCATCATCGTCGGGCTCACGTCGTACATCACCAAGGGCCACCTCGCTCGCGCCGTGCTCGAGGCGACCGGCTGGCAGACCCGCGAGGTCGTCGACGCGATGGACGCGGACTCCGGCATCGAGCTGAGCACGCTGCGCGTCGACGGGGGCATGACGGCCGACAACCTGCTCATGCAGTTCCTCGCCGACGTCCTCGACGTCCCCGTGGTCCGGCCCATGGTCAGCGAGACGGTCTCGCTCGGCGCCGCGTACGCCGCCGGGCTCGCCGTCGGCTACTGGCCGGACCTGGAGGGCCTGCGCCGCAACTGGCACCGCGCCGCCCAGTGGACGCCGCGCATGGACCCCGCGCTGCGCGCCGAGGAGTACGACAACTGGCAGCGCGCCGTCGAGCGCACCTTCGGCTGGATCACGCCCGAGCAGGCCCAGCGCGGCCGCTGA
- a CDS encoding IclR family transcriptional regulator produces the protein MPGNVQSIERAAAILRLLAGGRLGLVDVSNALGLAKGTVHGILRTLQHVGFVEQDKDSGKYHLGATLLHLGTSYLDVNELRSRAINWADSLAARSGEAVRIGSHLDGEVLVVHHVFRPDDSLQTVEVGSLLPLHACALGKAILAFDAAAAAAVREGGPVPYTRWTAATRRDLDRALAEVREVGWAGEVEEMTTGQAGIAAPIRDAGGLVVGSIGLTGPVERVCDGRRRPRTALVTQVRDAARAVSRELGARRW, from the coding sequence GTGCCGGGCAACGTGCAGTCGATCGAGCGGGCGGCCGCGATCCTGCGGCTGCTGGCCGGCGGGCGCCTCGGCCTGGTCGACGTGTCGAACGCCCTGGGCCTGGCCAAGGGCACGGTCCACGGCATCCTGCGCACGCTGCAGCACGTGGGGTTCGTGGAGCAGGACAAGGACTCCGGCAAGTACCACCTGGGCGCGACCCTGCTGCACCTCGGCACGAGCTACCTCGACGTCAACGAGCTGCGCTCGCGGGCGATCAACTGGGCGGACTCGCTCGCCGCGCGCAGCGGCGAGGCCGTGCGCATCGGCTCCCACCTCGACGGCGAGGTCCTCGTCGTGCACCACGTGTTCCGGCCCGACGACTCCCTGCAGACGGTGGAGGTCGGGAGCCTGCTGCCGCTGCACGCCTGCGCGCTCGGCAAGGCGATCCTGGCGTTCGACGCTGCGGCGGCCGCGGCGGTGCGCGAGGGTGGGCCCGTGCCCTACACGCGCTGGACCGCCGCCACCCGGCGCGACCTCGACCGCGCCCTGGCCGAGGTGCGCGAGGTCGGCTGGGCCGGCGAGGTGGAGGAGATGACCACGGGCCAGGCCGGCATCGCGGCGCCGATCCGCGACGCGGGCGGCCTCGTCGTCGGCTCGATCGGCCTGACCGGACCGGTCGAGCGGGTGTGCGACGGGCGACGGCGGCCCCGTACGGCCCTCGTCACCCAGGTGCGCGACGCCGCGCGGGCCGTGTCGCGCGAGCTGGGTGCCCGCCGGTGGTGA
- the guaB gene encoding IMP dehydrogenase, which yields MGRVPGAPGGRAPTARAAPDTPEAPSGKAAVTDAAATDQTPDERTGPAGLELPPPEVAPLDVPWGLTFDDVLLLPAASDVVPSEVDTSARVTRGITLRVPLLSSAMDTVTEARMAIAMARQGGLGVLHRNLAAEDQAQQVDLVKRSEAGMVTRPITIGPGATLAEADALCGRYRISGVPVVDGDGVLVGIVTNRDLRFETDFSRLVRDVMTPLPLVTAPEGVSGDDAMQLLRRHKVEKLPLVDAAGRLKGLITVKDFVKSEQYPLATKDADGRLVVGAAVGVGDDAFARAGLLVDAGVDVLVVDTAHGHSRGVLEMVAKCKANFRVEVVGGNVATRAGAQALVDAGADGVKVGVGPGSICTTRVVAGVGVPQVTAINEAAQAARPAGVPVIGDGGIQYSGDIAKALIAGADCVMLGSLLAGVEESPGELLFINGKQFKSYRGMGSLGAMQSRGSSRSYSRDRYAQDDVLSDDKLVPEGVEGQVPYRGPLAAVAHQLVGGLRASMGYAGAATVAQLQAGGRFVRITAAGLKESHPHDVQMTVEAPNYQGR from the coding sequence ATGGGCCGCGTCCCCGGTGCCCCCGGTGGCCGCGCGCCCACGGCGCGGGCCGCGCCGGACACCCCCGAGGCCCCCAGCGGGAAGGCTGCCGTGACCGACGCTGCCGCGACCGACCAGACGCCCGACGAGCGCACCGGGCCGGCGGGCCTGGAGCTGCCGCCGCCGGAGGTGGCGCCGCTGGACGTCCCCTGGGGCCTGACCTTCGACGACGTGCTGCTGCTGCCCGCCGCGTCCGACGTGGTGCCCAGCGAGGTCGACACGTCGGCGCGCGTCACCCGCGGGATCACCCTGCGGGTGCCGCTGCTGTCCTCGGCGATGGACACGGTCACCGAGGCGCGCATGGCGATCGCCATGGCCCGCCAGGGCGGGCTGGGGGTCCTGCACCGCAACCTCGCGGCCGAGGACCAGGCCCAGCAGGTCGACCTCGTGAAGCGCTCCGAGGCCGGCATGGTCACCCGCCCGATCACCATCGGCCCCGGCGCCACCCTCGCCGAGGCCGACGCGCTCTGCGGGCGCTACCGGATCAGCGGTGTGCCGGTGGTCGACGGCGACGGCGTCCTCGTCGGCATCGTCACCAACCGCGACCTGCGCTTCGAGACCGACTTCTCCCGGCTCGTCCGCGACGTCATGACGCCCCTGCCGCTCGTGACCGCCCCCGAGGGCGTGTCCGGCGACGACGCCATGCAGCTGCTGCGCCGGCACAAGGTGGAGAAGCTGCCGCTCGTCGACGCCGCGGGCCGGCTCAAGGGCCTCATCACCGTCAAGGACTTCGTCAAGAGCGAGCAGTACCCCCTCGCCACCAAGGACGCCGACGGGCGCCTCGTCGTCGGCGCGGCGGTCGGCGTGGGCGACGACGCCTTCGCCCGCGCGGGTCTGCTCGTCGACGCCGGGGTCGACGTGCTCGTCGTCGACACCGCGCACGGGCACTCCCGCGGCGTGCTCGAGATGGTCGCCAAGTGCAAGGCCAACTTCCGGGTCGAGGTCGTCGGCGGCAACGTGGCGACCCGCGCGGGCGCCCAGGCCCTCGTCGACGCGGGCGCCGACGGCGTCAAGGTCGGCGTCGGTCCCGGCTCGATCTGCACCACCCGCGTCGTGGCCGGCGTGGGCGTGCCGCAGGTGACGGCGATCAACGAGGCCGCGCAGGCCGCGCGGCCCGCGGGCGTGCCGGTCATCGGCGACGGCGGCATCCAGTACTCCGGCGACATCGCCAAGGCGCTCATCGCCGGCGCCGACTGCGTGATGCTCGGCTCGCTGCTCGCGGGCGTCGAGGAGAGCCCGGGCGAGCTGCTCTTCATCAACGGCAAGCAGTTCAAGTCCTACCGCGGCATGGGCTCGCTCGGCGCGATGCAGTCGCGGGGGAGCAGCCGCTCCTACTCGCGCGACCGCTACGCGCAGGACGACGTGCTCTCCGACGACAAGCTCGTCCCCGAGGGCGTCGAGGGCCAGGTGCCCTACCGCGGTCCGCTCGCGGCCGTGGCCCACCAGCTCGTCGGCGGGCTGCGCGCCTCGATGGGCTACGCGGGCGCCGCGACGGTCGCGCAGCTGCAGGCGGGCGGGCGGTTCGTGCGCATCACGGCGGCGGGGCTCAAGGAGTCCCACCCGCACGACGTGCAGATGACCGTCGAGGCCCCCAACTACCAGGGACGGTGA